A single genomic interval of Oxyura jamaicensis isolate SHBP4307 breed ruddy duck chromosome 26, BPBGC_Ojam_1.0, whole genome shotgun sequence harbors:
- the SLC45A3 gene encoding solute carrier family 45 member 3, giving the protein MAHRAWLSTLLHSRRAQLLLVNSLTFGLEVCLAAGITYVPPLLLEVGVEEKFMTMVLGIGPVLGLVFVPLIGSASDHWHSSYGRRRPFIWMLCLGVLLSLFVIPHASSLASLFALNTRPLEIAFLILGIGLLDFCGQVCFTPLEALLSDLFQEPDNCRQAFSMYAFMISLGGCIGYLLPAIDWGGSFLAPYLGGQETCLFSLLAVIFLGCVLATLFVTEEAATQADALDGAALKDALPKPSPPACCSCQLSKSLLQARHMVQALRNLCTLLPWLHSLYCRIPRVIRRLFVAELCSWMALMTFMLFYTDFVGEGLYHGVPRAKPGTDARRHYDEGVRMGSLGLFLQCVTSIFFSTIMDRMVKRFGTRAVYLASVVFFPVAAFVMCLSHSVIVVTISAALTGFTFSALQILPYTLASLYHHEKQVFLHKYKSKEEEDAARLDKKSAFPKSLSSQKLAYQNGHTGGLYSSSSSSSSSSSPPPAAGSALCVSSSCDVSLMMMVGEPDSVAPGRGICLDLAILDSAFLLSQVVPSLFMGSIVQFTQSVTAYMVSAAGFGLVAIYFATKVVFDKSDMAKYSV; this is encoded by the exons ATGGCGCACAGAGCGTGGCTCAGCACGCTGCTGCACAGCCGCagggcacagctcctgctggtcAACTCCCTGACGTTCGGCCTCGAGGTCTGCCTGGCTGCCGGCATCACCTACGTGCCTCCGCTGCTGCTGGAAGTGGGCGTCGAGGAGAAGTTCATGACCATGGTTTTAG GGATAGGACCTGTCCTTGGCCTGGTTTTTGTCCCACTGATCGGATCTGCCAGCGACCACTGGCACAGCAGCTACGGCCGAAGGCGGCCTTTCATCTGGATGCTGTGCCTGGGAGTCCTGCTGAGCCTCTTCGTGATCCCGCACGCCAGCAGCCTGGCCAGCCTGTTTGCCCTCAACACTCGCCCGCTGGAGATCGCCTTCCTCATCCTGGGCATCGGGTTACTGGATTTCTGTGGCCAGGTCTGCTTCACCCCGCTCGAGGCCCTGCTCTCAGACCTCTTCCAGGAGCCCGACAACTGCCGCCAGGCCTTCTCCATGTACGCCTTCATGATCAGCCTGGGGGGCTGCATTGGCTACCTGCTGCCAGCCATTGACTGGGGGGGCAGCTTTCTGGCCCCATACCTGGGAGGGCAGGAGACATGCCTCTTCAGCCTCCTGGCTGTCATTTTCCTTGGCTGTGTGCTGGCCACGCTCTTTGTGACCGAAGAGGCAGCCACCCAGGCTGACGCCCTGGACGGCGCAGCACTGAAGGATGCTCTCCCTAagccctctcctcctgcctgctgctcttgcCAGCTCTCCAAGAGCCTCCTGCAGGCCAGGCACATGGTGCAGGCCCTCAGAAACCTCTGCACACTGCTGCCGTGGCTTCACAGCCTCTACTGCCGCATCCCCAGGGTCATCCGGCGCCTGTTCGTGGCcgagctctgcagctggatggCACTCATGACTTTCATGCTGTTCTACACGGACTTTGTTGGGGAAGGGCTGTACCATGGTGTCCCCAGAGCCAAGCCGGGCACAGACGCCAGACGCCACTACGATGAAG GTGTCCGGATGGGTAGTCTGGGCCTCTTCCTGCAGTGCGTCACGTCCATCTTCTTCTCGACAATCATGGACCGGATGGTGAAGCGCTTTGGGACGCGGGCGGTCTACCTGGCCAGTGTGGTGTTCTTCCCCGTGGCTGCCTTCGTCATGTGCCTTTCCCACAGTGTCATCGTTGTGACCATCTCAGCTGCTCTCACGGGCTTCACCTTCTCTGCACTCCAGATCCTGCCATACACGCTGGCATCGCTCTATCATCATGAAAAACAG gTATTTTTGCATAAATACAAGagcaaagaggaggaagatgcaGCTCGACTGGACAAGAAATCGGCCTTCCCTAAAAGCCTTTCCAGCCAGAAGCTGGCTTACCAGAACGGACACACTGGAGGCCTctactcctcctcctcctcctcctcctcctcctcctctcctcctccggCTGCCGGTTCAGCTCTGTGTGTCAGCTCCTCCTGCGACGTCTCTCTGATGATGATGGTGGGAGAGCCGGACTCGGTGGCTCCTGGCCGAGGAATCTGCCTCGACCTGGCCATTTTGGACagtgctttccttctctctcaggTTGTCCCCTCCCTCTTCATGGGGTCCATCGTCCAGTTTACGCAGTCGGTGACTGCCTACATGGTGTCAGCTGCTGGCTTTGGCCTGGTGGCGATCTACTTTGCAACCAAAGTTGTCTTTGATAAGAGTGACATGGCCAAGTATTCAGTGTGA